From the Methanobacterium sp. CWC-01 genome, the window ATACCCGTAAAACTAATTGTTGACGGAGCGGCCGGACGTCTAATGCAGGAGGGAGAAGTTGATAAGGTTATCATCGGCGCCGATCGGGTGGCCAAGGGAGGAGTGGCCAACAAGATCGGATCCCTGATGGTGGCCCTGGCGGCCAAGAGATTTGGGGTGCCCTTCTACGTGGCCGCACCGAAAAGCACCTTCGACCATGACAATTCCATCTACGAGATTGAAATAGAGGAAAGAGACCCGGATGAAGTTTTAAGCTTCGCTGGATGCAGAGCTGCGCCATTATTTACCGAGGTGAGGAATCCGTCCTTTGATGTGGTGCCCTCGGACCTTATTACCGGCATCATCACCGAGAAGGGTATTTTGAAACCCTTCTAAAAGATCTTACCTGAATATTTTATTCTCTTAATTTCTGGGACAGATACTGGAAGGGTAGGGTTACATCCACCCCGGCCAGGTGTTTAAGGGCCATGAAAAATTCATTCCGGGTAGTAGGTTCCACAAACCATGATCTGGTCCTCACCGACTGTCCTCCTCTGTCTATTTTCACTAACCAGATATCAGCTTCCAGGGTTAATCCTGGTTCGGGACGATAATCTTCTTCCCAGTCCCAAACTCCCGCGTGGTTCAGGGCCTTCCAGAAGAGTATCCAATCATCCCTCTCCGGGGCCGATACCATGGTTAAATATTCATTCTTCTCGGATAGTCGTGAATGGGCTTCACTGAAAAAGAAAAGCCGACCTTCCACCAGTTTAAGTGTGTTATGGCCGCCCTGATCCTGGAATGAATACTCGATTTCCAGTACTTCTGGTAGAATGCTTTCCATACAAACTCCCTCCTATGAATAGCTCTCATGAATTTATAATAAAAAATTCAATTTATTTTAGCATCAACCGCCACGTGCCACTCCCCGGGCTTGGTGGACTTCACCTTCCTTATTTCAAGTATTTCTACCCGCCGGTCTTTTGCCATATTTTTAATATTTTCCACCGGATCATCTGTATCCCGGCTGAACTGGTAGTAATGCACCACCCCCCCCGGCTTCAAGTGCTCCAGGGCCGTTGGTAAAAATTCCAGGGCCGAACCAGGCAGGTTCATGATTACCCGGTCAAACTTAAGATCCATCCCTTCCAGAATGTCCTTAACATCACCCTCAAGGGGAATTATTCGTTCTTGTAATTTATTCAGCTCCAGGTTTCTTTTAAGATAGTTGATGGCCTCCGGGTTTATATCCACCGCGTAGACCTCCACCTCATGATGCCGGGCGATGGAGAGGGCGAAGGGCCCCACCCCGGTGAACATGTCCAGTATCAGTTCACCATCCTCCACCTGATCGGTAATGATCTTCCTTTCGGTGGCCAGACGGGGACTGAAGTAGACCTTCTTCACGTCCAGCATGATCCGGGTTCCGAACTCCTGGTGGATGGTCTCAGAGTGATCCTCTCCGGCCAGGTGTTCCAGTTCCCTGGTTCGGGTGATTCCCTTAACTTCACTCCCTTTACGGTAAACGGCCCGGCGTTTGGTGAACTTCAAAGCTGCCTCTGCAATGGCCTTTTTCTCACCTTCCAGTTCTTCCGGTATTTCCAGAATCACCACCTCACCAATGATGTCAAAGGATTTCTTAAGGTCCTCCATCTTCTCTGCTGGGATCTGACCTTTCAAGTATTCCTCCATACTACGGGGACTTCTTTTTGCCTCTTCAAATTCTGTTTCCACGATCTGAAGGCTTCTATCCCTCATCAAATCCTTTCCGGGTTTCTCCAGAAGGGGTAAGTAAACGTAATCCAGGGAACGTTTAATTTTAAAATCCAGGTTCAGAATTTTATTTTCCAAAAGGAACAGGCGTGCCTGGTTGGCTTCTTTCCGGGGGACCTTGAGTCCGATCATATGATTCCTCATTTTTCCCTTAAGTGAATCTTGGCAAGCTTTGCCTAACTTAATTTATGTTCTAACTTAAAATAAAATTTTATAAACCTCCCAGCCCATAACTAGGACTTGAAGGTGGAAATATGCTTTACCTGGTTGGACTGGGACTTTACGATGAAATGGACATATCCCTGAAGGGTCTGGAGGCCCTTAAATCAGCAGATGTTGTTTACGCTGAGTTTTACACGGCCCGTCTTTTTGGCGGTGATCTAAGTTCCTTAGAAGATTTAATTGGTGCGGATATAAAGATACTCCAACGGGAAGAGGTGGAAGAAGAAAACCTGCCCCTTCAGCATGCAAAGACCAGTAAGGTGGCCTTTTTAACGGCGGGGGATCCGCTGATAGCCACCACCCACACTGATCTATTAATAGAAGCTCGTAAACTGGGGATAAGTGTCCGGGTGATTCATTCCTCATCGATACTATCGGCTGCACCCGGTTTAGCTGGGTTACAGGCCTATAAATTCGGCAAGGTAACCACTATTCCCCGGCCCGAGGAGAACTACTTTCCCCATTCTCCCTATGAAGTCATAGTTAGTAACCTGAAGATGGGTCTGCACACCCTGGCCCTACTGGACATCCAGGCCCACCGTGATTACTACATGACCGCCAACGAAGGACTGCAGTATCTGTTGAGGGTGGCCCAGGACCGGGAAGATGAAGTGTTAACCGGGGATAGTTTGGCGGTGGTAGTGGCCCGGGCGGGAGCCCCAGAGCCACTGGTGCGTGCGAACAAAATCAAAAAACTGATTAAAGAGGACTTTGGAGGCCCCCTGCACTGTCTCGTCATCCCCGGGAAACTGCACTTCTTGGAGGCCGAGGCCTTGGTGGTGCTGGCTGGGGCGCCGGAGGATATTCTCCAATAACAAATCTAACGTGTTAATAAGTGGGATTAAATTAAATGACTCGAAAAGTTTACCCTAAAGCCCGACCATTCCTCAAATGGGTGGGTGGAAAAACCCAGCTACTAAAGGAATTAGAAAAACGCCTACCACCCCATATATTGGATGAAGGAGTCATCCCCAGGTATGTGGAGCCATTCCTGGGTGGCGGAGCCCTTTTCTTCCATTTGAAAGCCCATTATAAAGTTGAAGAATCATTCCTCCTGGATGCTAATCCCGAGTTGATCATGGCTTATCAGGTGATCCAGAAAAATCACCATGATCTGATACATATTTTAAGGAACATAGAAACCGATCATCTGGAAATGGCAGAAGCGCAGCGTAAAAATAATTATTACCAGATCCGGGATAGTTATAATGGGCAGATGGGCGATACGGACTACGAAAACTACTCTTCAGAGTGGGTTGAGCGGACTGCTTACCTGATATTCCTCAACAAGACTGGTTACAATGGACTGTTCCGACTCAATAAGAGTGGGGAGTACAATGTCCCCTTCGGTCGCTATCCGAATCCTACTATTTGTGATGAAGCAAACTTGCACTTGGTACATGAAGCCTTACAAAAAACCGAGCTTCTGTGCGCAGATTTCACCCAGGCTGGAGACTTCATAGAAGAGGAGACCTTAGTATACATGGACCCCCCCTACCGGCCCCTAAACCACACTTCTTATTTCACGGACTACTCTGCCAACGGATTCGGTGAAGAAGATCAGAAGAGACTGGCCCGTTTCTACCAGGATATGGATCAGCGGGGATCTTACCTAATACTCAGCAACAGTGACCCTAAAAATGAGAAACCGGATGATGAGTTCTTTGATGAGCTTTACCAGGATTATAAGATTGAAAGAGTGGCTGCTAAGCGTAATATAAATTCTGATAAGTGGGGCCGGGGAATCATCAACGAATTGATAGTTAGGAACTATCTTTAACGAATTATAATCTTATTTTAGAGGTTAATACTTACTTTATGACAGTAATAGATCATTAACTGTAAAGTACATTAGTCATGTTTCTTAGTAAATGGATAGAAAGGAGAGATATTCATGAAGGATTACATCATGGAGACCCGGGATTTAACCAAAGATTTTGGTGATTTCCGGGCCGTTGATAGGCTCAACCTTAAAATCAAACGAGGAGAAGTTTTTGGTTTTTTAGGCCCTAACGGGGCGGGTAAAACCACTTCCATCCGTATGATGGTGGGCCTGTTACGCCCCACCAGTGGACAGGTCCTGGTAAATGGCCAGGATGTTCATGAAGTGGAAAAGGGCACCATCGGGGTCTGTCCCCAGGAACTGGTGCTATGGGAACATCTAACTCCCACTGAGAGTTTGAACCTCATGGGGGATATGTACGGAATGCCCAAAAAAGACCGGCAAGAAAGGGCCGAAAAACTCTTATCCGATTTATTTTTAACAGACAAGGCCAACACCCAGGTTAAAGATCTTTCTGGTGGTATGAAACGGCGGTTGAACCTGGCTCTGGCCATTGTACACCAACCAGAGATCGTGGTTCTGGACGAACCCTCAGAAGGCCTGGATCCCCAGTCCCGTCGGGTTTTATGGAACTATATACGTTCCTTACGGGATGATGAAGGAAAAACCGTCATATTAACCACCCATCTCATGGATGAGGCGGATAAACTCTCGGACCGTATAGCCATCATTGACCACAGTAAACTGCTTCGCCTGGACACACCAGATAACCTCAAAAAGGAGATCGGTGAGGGGGATGTGGTGGATATGAAACTATCCGACCCCCAGAAAAATAAACCGGTATTACAGGCCCTGGAATTGTTGGACGAGATTGACTCCGTGCTGGAAGTGGATGGAAGATTGAATGTGCACGCCCTGGATGCGGTGGGTAAACTGCCCCAGATCATGGGCACCGTAGAATCATCAGGGGTACGTATCCTGGATCTATCAGTACGACAAAACACTCTGGAAGATGTGTTTATAGACCTAACTGGAACCCGTTTGAGGGATTAAAATGAAGTTCATCACGATTGCATCTAAAGCAGCCAAGGAACTAGTAAGAGACCGCAGAGGTCTCATTATGATACTGATCTTCCCCATGTTCTTCATGGTCGTGTTTGGCTTTGCCTTCGGAGGCATGGGAGAGGAAAACGAGCCCCACAATCTGGCCATAATCAACAACGATGAGGGAGCTACCCTACCTTTAACCTCCGAGAAGCTAAACTTTGGGGATAACTTCACCCAGATACTGAAGGACGTGGAGTATGAAGATAGTGACGTTAAAATATTCAACGTCACTGAGACAAGTCTAGAAGAAGCAGATGATCTCTTAAAAGATAGAGAAGTTGACGCTGCAGTTATAATTCCAGCTAACTTCTCTGAATCTATACTGGGCTCATTAAATGGAGTTAACACTTCTAATACTGTGTTGATCCGTGGTGACACCGGGTATGTGGAGTTCGGAATTTCTCAGGGAATACTGGTGGGGATCATCGAACAATACCAGGATGATCTGTCCACGGGATTAAAGGCCCAACTAACTGGTACAAACGTTCAAGCAGCCCCTAAACTCATTGAAAGTGATGTACAATCCCTTCCGGGTACAGAAAGCTTCACCCAATTTGATTTCCTGGCCCCGGGTATGATCGTATTCGCCATCATCCTCCTGGCCACCACCGTGGCCTCCGCCCTGACCCGGGAAGTGGACCGGGGCACATTATCACGACTTAAAATGTCTAAGATGCGATCCATTGACTTTTTATTAGGCAACATGCTACCCTGGTCACTGGTGGCCGCAGCCCAGGTCTTAATACTCCTGGGAATAGCGCTCCTGATGGGCTTCAACTGGCAGGGTGGATTGAACTCCATCCTACTGGCGTTAGTGGTGGGAGTTATTGGAGGATTGGCCTCGGTAGCCCTGGGAATGATCATCGCATCCTTTGCCAGAAATGACCAGCAG encodes:
- a CDS encoding class I SAM-dependent methyltransferase, giving the protein MIGLKVPRKEANQARLFLLENKILNLDFKIKRSLDYVYLPLLEKPGKDLMRDRSLQIVETEFEEAKRSPRSMEEYLKGQIPAEKMEDLKKSFDIIGEVVILEIPEELEGEKKAIAEAALKFTKRRAVYRKGSEVKGITRTRELEHLAGEDHSETIHQEFGTRIMLDVKKVYFSPRLATERKIITDQVEDGELILDMFTGVGPFALSIARHHEVEVYAVDINPEAINYLKRNLELNKLQERIIPLEGDVKDILEGMDLKFDRVIMNLPGSALEFLPTALEHLKPGGVVHYYQFSRDTDDPVENIKNMAKDRRVEILEIRKVKSTKPGEWHVAVDAKIN
- a CDS encoding DNA adenine methylase; the encoded protein is MTRKVYPKARPFLKWVGGKTQLLKELEKRLPPHILDEGVIPRYVEPFLGGGALFFHLKAHYKVEESFLLDANPELIMAYQVIQKNHHDLIHILRNIETDHLEMAEAQRKNNYYQIRDSYNGQMGDTDYENYSSEWVERTAYLIFLNKTGYNGLFRLNKSGEYNVPFGRYPNPTICDEANLHLVHEALQKTELLCADFTQAGDFIEEETLVYMDPPYRPLNHTSYFTDYSANGFGEEDQKRLARFYQDMDQRGSYLILSNSDPKNEKPDDEFFDELYQDYKIERVAAKRNINSDKWGRGIINELIVRNYL
- the dph5 gene encoding diphthine synthase — encoded protein: MLYLVGLGLYDEMDISLKGLEALKSADVVYAEFYTARLFGGDLSSLEDLIGADIKILQREEVEEENLPLQHAKTSKVAFLTAGDPLIATTHTDLLIEARKLGISVRVIHSSSILSAAPGLAGLQAYKFGKVTTIPRPEENYFPHSPYEVIVSNLKMGLHTLALLDIQAHRDYYMTANEGLQYLLRVAQDREDEVLTGDSLAVVVARAGAPEPLVRANKIKKLIKEDFGGPLHCLVIPGKLHFLEAEALVVLAGAPEDILQ
- a CDS encoding ABC transporter ATP-binding protein is translated as MKDYIMETRDLTKDFGDFRAVDRLNLKIKRGEVFGFLGPNGAGKTTSIRMMVGLLRPTSGQVLVNGQDVHEVEKGTIGVCPQELVLWEHLTPTESLNLMGDMYGMPKKDRQERAEKLLSDLFLTDKANTQVKDLSGGMKRRLNLALAIVHQPEIVVLDEPSEGLDPQSRRVLWNYIRSLRDDEGKTVILTTHLMDEADKLSDRIAIIDHSKLLRLDTPDNLKKEIGEGDVVDMKLSDPQKNKPVLQALELLDEIDSVLEVDGRLNVHALDAVGKLPQIMGTVESSGVRILDLSVRQNTLEDVFIDLTGTRLRD
- a CDS encoding ABC transporter permease — its product is MKFITIASKAAKELVRDRRGLIMILIFPMFFMVVFGFAFGGMGEENEPHNLAIINNDEGATLPLTSEKLNFGDNFTQILKDVEYEDSDVKIFNVTETSLEEADDLLKDREVDAAVIIPANFSESILGSLNGVNTSNTVLIRGDTGYVEFGISQGILVGIIEQYQDDLSTGLKAQLTGTNVQAAPKLIESDVQSLPGTESFTQFDFLAPGMIVFAIILLATTVASALTREVDRGTLSRLKMSKMRSIDFLLGNMLPWSLVAAAQVLILLGIALLMGFNWQGGLNSILLALVVGVIGGLASVALGMIIASFARNDQQATNLATIITVPMSFLTGAFFQLPQVVVANFMGQPFQIYEILPWTHTLTAMRTVLTFGGGWDDIAYQVGWSILLTAIIFFLGVIIFSRTRLKPES